tgctttggaaaggaccagactggaacgcacgagcgactatgtacaatatcaagcagacaggcaggctcgtctcccctctccatacctattcgataacttccccagctacgaggaagagaatttaccctcgcggccccgcgatgaagtcaagaatgaaagagctgacaaccgatatactttgacaccaaagttacaaagttcgatgcgaagagacgcggaggttgaatccaggatggcaaattccatgagaaacgtgcgttctcagtcatatgagcgccaacgtacttctccagcccgcatgccgcttgcagccgatcccacgctgcagtatttagcacgacgggatctcgtcacttcgggactgtaccagtttgacgataaacccgaaaattaccgtgcttggctctccacattcaccaacgtgattgacggggtccagctcagtgcaacccaaaggttggaccttatggcgaaatggctggggaaagaatcacgcgaccaggtgagacgcatgcgttcagtgtacatcaacaaacctgagctagccttaagcgaagcgtgggagagactttgggagagatatggggcccccgacattattgaagcggcgctatatcgacgtctgggaaactttcctaaggtgtcagccaaagatcactttaagttaagagaattcggagatttactcatggagatccaaggcgccaaagaagatggctattcagctggtttagtattcctagatactccatccgggattagaccaattgtggacaaacttccatttgggctgcaggacaagtggctgactgttgcctcagagtacaaggaagaccacgatggtcgatttcctccctttgagctcctcactaggtttgtgtgcaaggaggcgaagaggcgaaacgaccctagccttgtaggtccaggaagcagttcgatttacaccaagccaggcagatccgtttcgaatgttttcaacattgataaacccgtgtcagtgctcaagaccgaagcccttacaactaacaacgaccctggcaagtattgtccattgcataacaaacctcaccccctgaaagcatgcagaatgtttagggaaaaaccccttgaagagaggacggctcttctcaaggagaaaagaatatgttttagatgctgttcctcaacctctcacctcgccagagagtgtacgatcgccgtgaagtgtccggaatgtggcagcccagatcacgtcgaggccatgcatcccgacctgtcaccacaaaccgagagcgctccttcacccccacaacaggacggcggggagggagaggctcactctaggtcaatagctgtcagcacgaactgtacagaagtttgcggtcaagctcagtcaagtcgttcttgttccaagatctgcctcactaaggtgtaccctaaaggagccaaagacaaggccatcaaagcctatgtgattctggacgatcagagtaatcgttcactagtcagtccagagttctttaaattgttcaacattgagagtgagcggttcccatactacctcaaaacttgctcaggcaacatgaaaacccaaggaaggaaggcagaaggcatccagatcgagtccctggatggtaaagtcgtcatctgtctccctccgctcttagagtgcaacgaaatcatgaataaccgcgctgggatcccgacaccaagtgcggtgctacaccagccgcatctccaccacatcgccaaacacatcccagaactggatccgaaagcggaaatactcctgctattaggaagagatgttatccaggtacacaaggttaggcagcagatcaatggaccactcaacgcccccttcgcgcaacgtctggatctgggctgggtggtgataggagaggtgtgtctcggtgacgtacacaaaccgatggttaacacactcaagaccaatgtgctagagagtggccgccattcaatctttcaaccctgcccgagtgtcccgtgcatcaaggaagcacaacaaggcgttaacaagcgcgaggcaagcgacgagtcgctgggccagtcagtcttcgctctaacgaagtatgacgacaaacttgcacaatcagctcaagataccatttctttaaaaaccgaagacaccaaggtcttcagagatgaagcaaataatggggttgccccattgcctatcagagaaccatgccagcgctcaccagataacaaagagcaggcagtcaaacggttcacgtccttactgaaaacctggaaaaggaaacctgagatacagcaacgcacccgattggcccacgaggtactgtgcaccctaatggcagaggtcacagccattataaacgcacaatcattcctacctgtgtcttctgacccagaaaacccctttatactttcgccatcaacgctccttacgcagaaggcaggagcacctccgccaccaggagacttttcagacaaaaagcaatggagacaagtccaggctctggcaaatcagttctggcctcgctggagacaaaaatatctacctttgttgcaacagagacaaaagtggacagaaccccgcaggaatcttcaagttgaagacttagtcctgctcagggacaagcaagccgctcgcaacagctggccaacggccagaatcactgctacattccctagcgaggatggacatgtcaggaagatcgaattgaagactaccaaccaaggcgatgtgaaaatttaccaagggccagttacagaagttattctacttctacccaatgactgattaagagactaagttttgtactctgctcattgtgaccttacgaaggtcaagcggggagtgtgctgtctttacgacagttatttagtttataatattttcgcttagtaattcattcaatagtattttctagttagaattagaagtgtttaaagtgtattcattgcatgtaaaatatatcggcatgcgatgacgtcacatccggtttcgccgcgtcttgtgggaaaacaccggtttgaaattagcgcgagggtgggggctttccacgaggctcacctgagcacaagcagttttgcaggcatgagaaatcacagtgagagcaacgctgtaagttaatagataatcgatatattgaactaagatgttaatgctgatcctgttagaggtaacgacggtagataatgtttatgctttcgttagttaaagagtcgcggatagtttgcatggaagtgtatttaaagtagtcaatggagcaggtaaactctccctgtatactgcaccttagtgtaatgtagttatagtcacctttgcaagtatttacacttgaaatgtgatattaagtaaggaacaaatactgtatcaatcttgtattgttttatcaacagttttcaccatatgttaatgtgaagagtgaacagtaaatggttaatcttactgcgatctggtttgcattggctgtggtttatccggacgttaaattcggcgtttcgttacacccgaaggagaacgttatatgtgctgtctttacgacagttatttagtttataatattttcgcttagtaattcattcaatagtattttctagttagaattagaagtgtttaaagtgtattcattgcatgtaaaatatatcggcatgcgatgacgtcacatccggtttcgccgcgtcttgtgggaaaacaccggtttgaaattagcgcgagggtgggggctttccacgaggctcacctgagcacaagcagttttgcaggcatgagaaatcacagtgagagcaacgctgtaagttaatagataatcgatatattgaactaagatgttaatgctgatcctgttagaggtaacgacggtagataatgtttatgctttcgttagttaaagagtcgcggatagtttgcatggaagtgtatttaaagtagtcaatggagcaggtaaactctccctgtatactgcaccttagtgtaatgtagttatagtcacctttgcaagtatttacacttgaaatgtgatattaagtaaggaacaaatactgtatcaatcttgtattgttttatcaacagttttcaccatatgttaatgtgaagagtgaacagtaaatggttaatcttactgcgatctggtttgcattggctgtggtttatccggacgttaaattcggcgtttcgttacacccgaaggagaacgttacagtgaaaaagcggcattatcaggtgtttcaagtgctgcaatgtcagctcaatccagcatcaagtcgacgccgcccagcgacaagggcagtaaaccgacatcaagtaagcccacccaggcgttatcaggtgttccaagtgctgcaatgtcagctcgatccgggatcaagtcgatggcgcccagcgacaagggcagtagaacgacatcaagtaagtccacacaggcaagagccaaggcagaagccgccaaggtgcgactgcattacgccaaacaagaggcagttttgaaaatgaaactggccaccaaagaagccgaaagggccgccagacaaagagaagaggctgccagagaagccgaaatccagaaagaaagggccgccagagaagccgaagaggccgaaacccagttggaaatgacaaaaatatcgacagagttgcatgtgctgcagctagaaggagaaggagaagctgccagggtgaaagcagagtacatagaagaagctgaagtgtcgcgtgatctgaccgaaacaagttctgctttggaaaggaccagactggaacgcacgagcgactatgtacaatatcaagcagacaggcaggctcgtctcccctctccatacctattcgataacttccccagctacgaggaagagaatttaccctcgcggccccgcgatgaagtcaagaatgaaagagctgacaaccgatatactttgacaccaaagttacaaagttcgatgcgaagagacgcggaggttgaatccaggatggcaaattccatgagaaacgtgcgttctcagtcatatgagcgccaacgtacttctccagcccgcatgccgcttgcagccgatcccacgctgcagtatttagcacgacgggatctcgtcacttcgggactgtaccagtttgacgataaacccgaaaattaccgtgcttggctctccacattcaccaacgtgattgacggggtccagctcagtgcaacccaaaggttggaccttatggcgaaatggctggggaaagaatcacgcgaccaggtgagacgcatgcgttcagtgtacatcaacaaacctgagctagccttaagcgaagcgtgggagagactttgggagagatatggggcccccgacattattgaagcggcgctatatcgacgtctgggaaactttcctaaggtgtcagccaaagatcactttaagttaagagaattcggagatttactcatggagatccaaggcgccaaagaagatggctattcagctggtttagtattcctagatactccatccgggattagaccaattgtggacaaacttccatttgggctgcaggacaagtggctgactgttgcctcagagtaaaaggaagaccacgatggtcgatttcctccctttgagctcctcactaggtttgtgtgcaaggaggcgaagaggcgaaacgaccctagccttgtaggtccaggaagcagttcgatttacaccaagccaggcagatccgtttcgaatgttttcaacattgataaacccgtgtcagtgctcaagaccgaagcccttacaactaacaacgaccctggcaagtattgtccattgcataacaaacctcaccccctgaaagcatgcagaatgtttag
The nucleotide sequence above comes from Hypanus sabinus isolate sHypSab1 chromosome 11, sHypSab1.hap1, whole genome shotgun sequence. Encoded proteins:
- the LOC132401529 gene encoding uncharacterized protein LOC132401529, with the protein product MPLAADPTLQYLARRDLVTSGLYQFDDKPENYRAWLSTFTNVIDGVQLSATQRLDLMAKWLGKESRDQVRRMRSVYINKPELALSEAWERLWERYGAPDIIEAALYRRLGNFPKVSAKDHFKLREFGDLLMEIQGAKEDGYSAGLVFLDTPSGIRPIVDKLPFGLQDKWLTVASEYKEDHDGRFPPFELLTRFVCKEAKRRNDPSLVGPGSSSIYTKPGRSVSNVFNIDKPVSVLKTEALTTNNDPGKYCPLHNKPHPLKACRMFREKPLEERTALLKEKRICFRCCSSTSHLARECTIAVKCPECGSPDHVEAMHPDLSPQTESAPSPPQQDGGEGEAHSRSIAVSTNCTEVCGQAQSSRSCSKICLTKVYPKGAKDKAIKAYVILDDQSNRSLVSPEFFKLFNIESERFPYYLKTCSGNMKTQGRKAEGIQIESLDGKVVICLPPLLECNEIMNNRAGIPTPSAVLHQPHLHHIAKHIPELDPKAEILLLLGRDVIQVHKVRQQINGPLNAPFAQRLDLGWVVIGEVCLGDVHKPMVNTLKTNVLESGRHSIFQPCPSVPCIKEAQQGVNKREASDESLGQSVFALTKYDDKLAQSAQDTISLKTEDTKVFRDEANNGVAPLPIREPCQRSPDNKEQAVKRFTSLLKTWKRKPEIQQRTRLAHEVLCTLMAEVTAIINAQSFLPVSSDPENPFILSPSTLLTQKAGAPPPPGDFSDKKQWRQVQALANQFWPRWRQKYLPLLQQRQKWTEPRRNLQVEDLVLLRDKQAARNSWPTARITATFPSEDGHVRKIELKTTNQGDVKIYQGPVTEVILLLPND